The Roseovarius sp. EL26 genome has a window encoding:
- a CDS encoding aa3-type cytochrome c oxidase subunit IV has protein sequence MSEHKHGEMNIEVQENAFNGFVKATTYSCVGIILFLILLAIVGG, from the coding sequence ATGTCCGAACATAAACATGGTGAAATGAACATCGAAGTTCAGGAAAACGCGTTTAACGGCTTTGTAAAAGCTACGACCTATTCCTGTGTTGGGATCATCTTGTTCCTGATCTTGCTGGCGATTGTCGGCGGCTGA
- a CDS encoding DUF6173 family protein, whose product MNEKIETSAELAEAAAMPRCHEVHADPERCPPEQPENVVKKPVEQKSPAQWAYERLIMYIQNFEKTLDNEHEVAMGFTGGDAGVLRIEGMGYFDPDVITFYGSDPSGAKTQLVQHVSQLSVMLRALPKQVEQAEPNRIGFRLAQDLEKA is encoded by the coding sequence ATGAACGAGAAAATTGAGACCTCCGCCGAACTGGCAGAAGCCGCGGCAATGCCGCGCTGCCATGAAGTACATGCCGATCCGGAACGCTGCCCGCCAGAGCAACCAGAAAATGTGGTTAAAAAACCCGTTGAGCAAAAAAGCCCGGCACAATGGGCCTATGAACGGCTGATCATGTACATCCAGAACTTTGAGAAAACACTGGATAACGAGCACGAGGTCGCGATGGGCTTTACTGGCGGAGATGCTGGCGTTCTGCGGATCGAGGGCATGGGCTATTTTGACCCCGATGTGATTACCTTTTATGGCAGCGATCCATCGGGCGCAAAAACCCAGCTTGTTCAACACGTCAGCCAACTCAGCGTCATGCTGCGCGCCTTGCCCAAGCAGGTAGAACAGGCCGAGCCAAACAGGATTGGCTTCCGTCTGGCACAGGATCTGGAAAAAGCCTGA
- a CDS encoding MBL fold metallo-hydrolase has translation MLKTPWDTPPAHGESVTVADGVLWLRLPLPMALDHVNVYAIDEGDSWSIVDTGVRTRKTIALWEQILSGPLQGKPVSRVILTHHHPDHIGMAGWLMERFGAELIMSRTSWLMARMLLLDIEERPTAQAVTFWTRAGMDPAIIEARINDRPFNFSDVCAPIPVGYTRIKQGDTFSAGGRTWDVHTGNGHAPEHLTLWSRDDNLVIAGDQIISSISPNIGVYPTEPEADPLSDWLESCERLAKLARKDHLVLSGHKLPFTGLPHRMEQLSENHHGALKRLRQHLSEPRIASDCFTPLFKRKVDSGTYGHALVEAVAHLNHLHQAGEVTRIARADGAWVWQMKD, from the coding sequence ATGCTCAAAACCCCATGGGACACTCCGCCCGCTCACGGAGAAAGCGTTACTGTTGCTGATGGGGTTCTCTGGCTGCGCTTACCCCTGCCGATGGCACTGGATCATGTCAACGTCTATGCAATTGACGAGGGTGACAGCTGGAGCATCGTTGACACCGGCGTGCGCACCCGCAAAACTATCGCCCTGTGGGAACAGATTTTGAGCGGCCCACTACAGGGGAAACCCGTAAGCCGGGTGATCCTGACCCACCATCACCCTGATCATATCGGCATGGCAGGCTGGCTGATGGAGCGGTTCGGAGCCGAACTGATAATGAGCCGCACCTCATGGCTCATGGCGCGCATGTTGCTGCTGGACATCGAAGAGCGACCAACCGCGCAAGCCGTCACCTTCTGGACCCGCGCTGGCATGGACCCTGCCATCATCGAAGCTCGCATAAACGACCGCCCATTCAATTTCAGCGATGTTTGCGCCCCGATCCCAGTGGGATATACCCGCATCAAACAGGGCGATACGTTTTCCGCTGGAGGCCGGACGTGGGATGTTCACACCGGCAATGGCCACGCGCCCGAACACCTGACACTTTGGAGCCGGGATGACAATCTGGTCATCGCAGGCGATCAGATCATCTCATCCATCAGCCCCAACATCGGCGTCTACCCAACCGAACCCGAGGCCGACCCGCTCTCGGATTGGCTCGAAAGCTGTGAGCGCCTGGCCAAGCTCGCGCGCAAAGATCATCTGGTGCTGTCCGGGCACAAGCTGCCTTTCACCGGTTTGCCTCACCGCATGGAGCAACTAAGCGAAAATCACCACGGCGCGCTAAAACGCCTGCGCCAACATCTTAGCGAACCGCGCATCGCCTCCGACTGCTTCACCCCACTCTTCAAACGCAAGGTCGACAGCGGCACATATGGGCATGCTTTGGTCGAAGCGGTTGCACATCTTAACCATCTGCATCAGGCTGGAGAGGTAACCCGTATCGCCCGCGCCGACGGGGCCTGGGTCTGGCAGATGAAGGATTGA
- a CDS encoding acyl-CoA dehydrogenase, translated as MPYRAPLEDYQFLFDHVVGLKQVSETETFSEASPDLITAVLSEAGKMCENVLAPLQRNGDLHPAHLENGIVRTSPGFADGYKAIAEGGWISISACPESGGMGLPLAITTAVNEMMSGACLSLQLNPLMSQGQIEALEKHASNEIKALYLPKLISGEWCGTMNLTEAQAGSDVGALQTKAVDNGDGTYAITGQKIFISWADNDFTENVCHLVLARLPDGGPGTKGISLFMVPKFIPDENGVPGTANSLNVVSLEHKMGLHGSPTAVMQYDGATGWLVGEPHGGMRAMFTMMNNARLGVGGQGIGAAEGAYQHALSYALERKQGKTPVESGTGTIADHADVRRMLTTMKAEVFAARAIALSCAVAIDMEHATGSGDWAARAAFLTPIAKAYGTNIGMSVSEMGVQVHGGMGFIEETGAAQYYRDARVTAIYEGTNGIQAMDLVARKLMDDGEAANALLDEIEDFAEAARARLPELAEPVWEACETLREAVDQMVTQSELNQRFAGAVPFLQAFARVLGGYVHLQAAIAEGGEGPRSKLAKFFITRLLPEHAGLLIHALAGADDLYALSTDELAM; from the coding sequence ATGCCATACCGCGCCCCGCTTGAGGACTATCAGTTCCTGTTTGATCATGTTGTCGGCTTGAAGCAGGTATCCGAGACCGAGACATTTTCTGAGGCCAGCCCGGATCTGATCACCGCGGTTCTTTCTGAGGCTGGGAAGATGTGCGAAAACGTACTTGCTCCATTGCAGCGCAATGGCGATCTACATCCCGCACATCTGGAAAACGGCATAGTCCGCACAAGCCCAGGATTTGCTGACGGATACAAGGCCATCGCCGAGGGTGGATGGATTTCAATCAGCGCCTGCCCAGAATCGGGCGGCATGGGTTTGCCACTGGCCATCACCACCGCCGTCAATGAGATGATGAGCGGCGCCTGCCTGTCGTTGCAGCTCAACCCACTGATGTCGCAGGGCCAGATAGAAGCGTTGGAAAAACATGCCAGTAACGAGATCAAGGCGCTCTACCTACCTAAGCTAATCAGCGGCGAATGGTGCGGCACGATGAACCTGACCGAGGCGCAGGCCGGCTCGGACGTTGGCGCGCTGCAAACCAAGGCCGTCGACAATGGCGATGGCACCTATGCCATCACCGGGCAAAAGATCTTCATCAGCTGGGCCGACAACGACTTTACTGAAAACGTCTGTCACCTCGTGTTGGCTCGACTGCCCGATGGCGGCCCCGGCACCAAGGGCATCAGCCTGTTTATGGTGCCCAAATTCATCCCCGATGAAAACGGCGTACCCGGAACGGCCAATAGCCTGAATGTGGTCAGCCTTGAGCACAAAATGGGCCTGCATGGCTCGCCAACTGCAGTAATGCAATATGACGGCGCAACCGGTTGGCTGGTCGGTGAACCTCACGGTGGCATGCGCGCCATGTTCACGATGATGAACAACGCCCGACTGGGTGTTGGGGGCCAAGGGATTGGCGCAGCCGAAGGCGCCTATCAACACGCCCTAAGTTACGCATTGGAGCGTAAGCAAGGCAAAACCCCAGTTGAGAGCGGCACCGGCACCATTGCGGATCATGCCGATGTGCGCCGCATGTTGACAACCATGAAAGCCGAGGTGTTTGCTGCTCGCGCCATAGCTCTGTCTTGCGCCGTCGCCATCGACATGGAACACGCCACAGGATCTGGCGACTGGGCTGCTCGCGCAGCCTTCCTGACACCAATTGCCAAAGCCTACGGCACAAACATCGGGATGAGCGTCTCGGAAATGGGTGTACAGGTGCACGGAGGCATGGGCTTCATCGAGGAAACCGGCGCGGCGCAATATTACCGCGATGCCCGCGTCACTGCAATTTACGAGGGCACCAACGGCATTCAGGCGATGGATCTGGTCGCCCGTAAATTGATGGATGATGGAGAGGCTGCCAACGCATTGTTGGACGAAATCGAGGACTTCGCTGAGGCCGCTCGTGCCAGGTTACCTGAACTTGCTGAACCAGTCTGGGAGGCCTGTGAAACCTTGCGCGAAGCTGTAGATCAAATGGTCACCCAGTCCGAGCTGAACCAGCGCTTTGCAGGTGCCGTACCCTTCCTGCAAGCCTTTGCCCGGGTGTTGGGTGGCTATGTACATCTGCAAGCCGCAATCGCCGAAGGTGGCGAGGGGCCGCGCAGCAAGTTGGCGAAATTCTTTATCACCCGCCTCTTGCCTGAACATGCCGGCTTGCTCATACATGCGCTAGCCGGGGCCGATGATCTTTATGCGTTGTCCACCGACGAATTGGCAATGTAA
- a CDS encoding L-threonylcarbamoyladenylate synthase codes for MKLETEILQADHGGYGRACAILVSGGLVSLPTETVYGLGGDARNDRAVARIFEAKGRPQFNPLIVHVPSAEVAKTYVEWSHEAEVLASAFWPGAMTLVLPIRSDAGISPLVSAGLSTLAIRVPAHPVAQELLEQFGGPVAAPSANPSGRISPTTAAHVLAGLNGRIEAVLDGGACDVGLESTIIGLADDAILLRPGGVPAEVIEAALQMKLRHHAEGAQLSAPGQMTSHYAPGAAVRLNAEVRMTGELMIGFGDVDCDLNLSAASDLTEAAANLFHHLHALDAKGATGIAVSPIPEVGLGLAINDRLRRAAAPRD; via the coding sequence ATGAAGCTAGAGACCGAAATATTGCAAGCCGATCATGGCGGTTACGGACGGGCGTGTGCCATTCTAGTAAGTGGTGGATTGGTCTCATTGCCAACAGAAACGGTCTATGGATTGGGTGGCGATGCACGCAATGATCGTGCCGTAGCCCGTATTTTTGAGGCTAAGGGTCGTCCGCAGTTCAATCCGCTGATCGTGCATGTGCCCTCGGCTGAGGTGGCTAAGACCTATGTCGAATGGTCGCATGAGGCGGAAGTCCTTGCCTCGGCCTTCTGGCCCGGAGCGATGACATTGGTGCTGCCGATTCGGAGCGATGCGGGTATTTCACCTTTAGTATCGGCGGGTTTATCGACATTGGCGATTCGGGTGCCGGCACATCCAGTGGCGCAGGAGTTGCTGGAGCAGTTCGGCGGCCCGGTTGCGGCACCTTCGGCCAACCCTTCGGGGCGGATCAGCCCAACAACTGCGGCGCATGTTCTGGCGGGGCTGAACGGTCGGATTGAGGCGGTGCTGGACGGTGGGGCCTGTGATGTGGGGTTGGAATCAACAATCATCGGGTTGGCGGATGATGCCATTTTGCTACGCCCTGGTGGGGTGCCTGCTGAAGTGATCGAAGCGGCACTGCAGATGAAATTGCGCCATCATGCTGAGGGCGCACAATTGAGTGCCCCGGGGCAGATGACATCGCATTATGCGCCCGGTGCAGCGGTGCGGTTGAATGCTGAAGTGCGAATGACCGGTGAATTGATGATCGGGTTTGGCGATGTTGATTGCGATCTGAACCTGTCCGCGGCAAGTGATCTGACTGAGGCCGCCGCAAATCTGTTTCACCACTTGCATGCATTGGATGCCAAAGGTGCGACAGGCATCGCCGTGTCGCCCATCCCGGAGGTCGGTTTGGGTCTGGCGATTAATGACCGGTTGCGCCGGGCGGCGGCGCCTCGGGATTGA
- a CDS encoding alpha/beta hydrolase, translated as MNWDDAYANAPYIPGADAYPERWAAQAREYRAVLRAKGKAETGISYGDSKRQAFDLFLPDTESKGLVIFVHGGYWLKFHRTFWSHLAAGPLARGWAVAMPSYDLCPDVRISDITLQIARAVQKAAALVDGPIILTGHSAGGHLVARMGAGGMLSDDVRARIQHIIPISPVSDLRPLMNLSMNADFKLDMAEAESESPALMPAPDIPVTVWVGADERPVFLDHARWLTEAWNAKHIIDPGLNHFNVIEGLSEANSPLTNALLT; from the coding sequence ATGAACTGGGATGATGCCTATGCCAACGCCCCCTATATTCCGGGGGCTGATGCCTATCCAGAACGCTGGGCCGCGCAGGCGCGTGAATACCGCGCGGTGTTGCGTGCAAAAGGCAAGGCCGAGACCGGCATTTCCTATGGCGACAGCAAACGTCAAGCGTTTGATCTGTTTCTGCCAGACACTGAATCCAAGGGCTTGGTGATCTTTGTCCATGGCGGCTATTGGCTCAAATTCCACCGCACTTTCTGGTCCCACCTCGCCGCAGGTCCCCTTGCGCGCGGCTGGGCGGTGGCAATGCCATCTTATGATCTGTGCCCCGATGTGCGGATTTCTGACATCACCTTGCAGATCGCACGCGCTGTGCAAAAAGCAGCCGCGCTTGTTGATGGCCCAATCATCCTGACCGGCCATTCTGCCGGAGGGCATCTGGTGGCACGAATGGGGGCTGGGGGGATGCTGTCCGATGATGTCAGGGCACGCATCCAGCACATCATCCCAATCTCCCCCGTTTCAGACCTGCGCCCCCTGATGAACCTGTCGATGAACGCCGATTTCAAACTGGACATGGCAGAAGCAGAATCTGAAAGCCCGGCCTTGATGCCCGCGCCAGACATTCCGGTCACCGTCTGGGTTGGCGCCGATGAACGCCCTGTGTTTTTAGATCACGCCCGTTGGCTCACCGAAGCATGGAATGCCAAACATATCATCGATCCCGGCCTAAACCATTTCAACGTGATCGAGGGATTATCTGAAGCAAACAGCCCCCTGACAAACGCATTGCTAACGTAA
- a CDS encoding NAD-dependent succinate-semialdehyde dehydrogenase — protein MTATNLKSLLKDPSLLAEMAYAGGEWVEGDNGTYPVKNPARGDVIANVADMSRAQVADTIATAQAAQKEWAKWTGKERAGVMRKWFDLMMENADDLAIILTAEQGKPLAEAKGEIGYGASFIEFFAEEAKRIYGETIPGHQRDKRITVIKQPIGVAASITPWNFPNAMITRKAAPALAAGCAFVGRPAAETPLSATVMGVLAERAGIPKGVFSIVTSSRSSEVGKEFCENDAVRKLTFTGSTEVGRILMRQAADTVMKCSMELGGNAPFIVFDDADLDAAVDGAILCKFRNNGQTCVCANRIYVQAGVYDAFAKKLAEKVSQMKIGDGLEEGTILGPLINNDAIIKVQEHVADAKAKGAEVLLGGGEPLEGEGYFLPPTIVTGVTQDMMVAQDETFGPMAPLFKFEDEDDVIAMANDTIFGLASYFYANDLSRVYKVAEALEYGIVGVNTGIISTEVAPFGGVKQSGLGREGSHHGIEDYLEMKYICMSV, from the coding sequence ATGACTGCGACGAATCTGAAATCACTGTTGAAGGATCCCAGCCTGCTGGCTGAAATGGCCTATGCCGGTGGCGAATGGGTCGAGGGTGACAACGGTACATACCCGGTCAAAAACCCGGCACGCGGCGATGTGATTGCCAATGTTGCCGACATGTCGCGGGCACAGGTCGCGGATACCATCGCCACGGCACAAGCGGCGCAGAAAGAATGGGCCAAGTGGACCGGTAAAGAACGCGCAGGCGTGATGCGCAAGTGGTTCGATCTGATGATGGAAAATGCCGATGATCTGGCGATCATCTTGACTGCTGAGCAAGGCAAGCCACTGGCCGAAGCCAAAGGCGAGATTGGCTATGGCGCGTCGTTCATCGAGTTCTTTGCAGAAGAAGCCAAACGGATCTACGGCGAGACTATTCCGGGTCACCAGCGTGACAAGCGCATTACCGTGATCAAGCAGCCGATTGGGGTTGCCGCGTCGATCACGCCTTGGAACTTTCCCAACGCGATGATTACCCGCAAGGCGGCCCCGGCGCTGGCGGCAGGCTGTGCCTTTGTTGGTCGTCCAGCAGCAGAAACGCCTTTGTCAGCGACGGTTATGGGTGTTTTGGCTGAGCGCGCTGGCATTCCGAAAGGTGTCTTTAGCATCGTGACATCGTCGCGGTCTTCCGAGGTTGGCAAAGAGTTCTGCGAAAACGACGCCGTGCGCAAACTGACCTTTACCGGATCGACCGAAGTGGGCCGGATCCTGATGCGCCAGGCGGCAGATACGGTGATGAAATGCTCGATGGAGCTGGGTGGTAACGCGCCGTTCATCGTGTTTGATGATGCCGATCTGGATGCTGCTGTTGATGGTGCTATCCTGTGTAAGTTCCGCAACAACGGCCAGACCTGTGTTTGTGCCAACCGGATCTATGTGCAGGCGGGTGTTTATGACGCCTTTGCCAAGAAACTAGCCGAAAAAGTCTCGCAGATGAAAATCGGCGATGGTCTGGAAGAGGGCACAATTTTGGGCCCGTTGATCAACAATGATGCGATCATCAAAGTGCAAGAACATGTTGCAGACGCCAAAGCCAAAGGGGCCGAGGTCCTGCTGGGTGGTGGTGAGCCGCTTGAGGGTGAGGGATATTTTCTGCCACCGACAATTGTCACCGGCGTGACACAAGACATGATGGTTGCGCAGGATGAGACCTTTGGCCCGATGGCGCCGCTCTTTAAGTTCGAGGACGAGGATGATGTGATAGCCATGGCCAATGACACGATCTTTGGTCTGGCAAGCTATTTCTACGCCAATGACCTGAGCCGCGTTTACAAGGTGGCCGAAGCTTTGGAATACGGCATCGTTGGCGTGAATACTGGTATCATCTCAACCGAGGTGGCGCCGTTTGGTGGCGTCAAACAATCCGGTCTGGGTCGCGAAGGCAGCCATCACGGCATCGAAGACTATCTGGAGATGAAATACATCTGCATGTCGGTCTGA
- a CDS encoding class II aldolase/adducin family protein, whose amino-acid sequence MNQPKSQSSLDCSEAEWQARIDLAASFRIVAHYGMSDLANGAIAARVPDQPDHYLVHPYGMFWEEATASAMIKIGPDGQPVDPEGPWLNDGVQNLCQWILGSRTDANFFVHGHEEEVMAVGSIEDGILPLSQPAVYLGNITGYIEYEFEEDEEFGAHFIQTLAQHQILISRNHGYYALGETAAEAFFRAYFLRQTCSTQIKTLSMGRKLHLIDPQKVARYQDQMARSEHYNYNGKTEWAGLVRLLDKRSPDYKT is encoded by the coding sequence ATGAACCAACCAAAGTCCCAATCCTCGCTTGATTGTTCAGAAGCCGAATGGCAGGCACGCATCGATCTGGCCGCCTCGTTTCGTATTGTTGCACATTATGGCATGTCTGATTTGGCCAACGGGGCAATTGCAGCCCGTGTGCCGGACCAACCAGATCACTATCTGGTCCATCCTTATGGTATGTTTTGGGAGGAGGCGACCGCCTCAGCGATGATCAAGATTGGCCCCGATGGTCAGCCGGTGGACCCGGAAGGCCCGTGGCTCAATGATGGGGTGCAAAACCTTTGTCAGTGGATTTTGGGATCACGCACCGATGCGAATTTCTTTGTTCATGGACATGAGGAAGAGGTGATGGCCGTGGGATCCATTGAAGACGGTATTTTACCGCTGAGCCAACCCGCCGTATATTTGGGGAACATCACCGGATATATCGAATATGAGTTTGAGGAGGATGAGGAGTTTGGTGCCCACTTTATCCAAACACTGGCACAGCATCAGATTTTGATCAGCCGAAACCATGGCTATTATGCGCTGGGTGAAACTGCGGCTGAGGCGTTTTTCAGAGCGTATTTTTTGCGTCAGACATGTTCGACCCAAATCAAGACGCTGTCCATGGGTCGGAAACTGCACCTGATCGACCCGCAAAAAGTGGCGCGCTATCAAGATCAGATGGCCCGGTCAGAGCATTACAATTACAATGGCAAAACTGAATGGGCCGGGTTGGTCCGACTGCTGGATAAACGCAGTCCCGATTACAAGACATAG
- a CDS encoding AzlD family protein, with amino-acid sequence MADQWFVILGLAIGTYAIRLGGYVLGARLPTSGAWARAFNALPGCLIAALMTVTLAQGGPAEWGAAGLALIIALLTRNLPLTMLTGIVAICSLRAIM; translated from the coding sequence ATGGCTGATCAATGGTTCGTTATACTGGGCCTGGCCATCGGTACATATGCCATCCGATTGGGCGGCTACGTGTTGGGCGCGCGTCTCCCCACCAGTGGGGCATGGGCCCGCGCATTCAACGCCTTGCCCGGATGCCTGATCGCGGCCTTGATGACAGTCACACTGGCGCAAGGAGGCCCGGCAGAATGGGGTGCGGCGGGTCTTGCCTTGATCATCGCTTTGCTGACCCGGAACCTCCCCTTAACCATGCTGACCGGGATTGTCGCTATATGCTCGTTACGGGCGATTATGTGA
- a CDS encoding AzlC family ABC transporter permease, translating to MSFLRSQEPFPAFKSGFLDITPLSFGVALYGAAFGLLAAQAGIDTLQTGVMGSTVFAGASQIVAAERLVSGAGATAALIAGLALNVRILLMTASLREEFAGRPLWQILLGVHMTTDENWALMHATRAQGRPAGYWYLVGGGASLFLVWITSTLLGVSFAAMLPEPRAIGMDFAFTAAFIAILCSLWRGKGDALPWLAAVASAGALTLFAPIEPSWALICGGIVGAATAGVFCNG from the coding sequence ATGTCATTCCTTCGATCTCAAGAGCCATTTCCAGCTTTCAAGTCCGGATTTCTAGACATCACTCCTTTGTCCTTTGGTGTGGCCCTATATGGGGCGGCCTTTGGCCTGCTCGCGGCACAGGCGGGCATTGATACGCTGCAAACCGGCGTTATGGGGTCCACCGTGTTTGCGGGGGCTTCACAGATCGTCGCAGCAGAGCGTCTGGTCTCGGGCGCCGGGGCTACCGCAGCGTTAATCGCAGGGCTGGCACTGAACGTCCGTATCCTGCTTATGACCGCCTCGCTGCGTGAAGAGTTCGCGGGCCGCCCACTCTGGCAGATCTTGCTGGGTGTCCACATGACGACCGACGAAAACTGGGCACTGATGCATGCCACCCGTGCACAGGGCCGACCCGCCGGGTACTGGTATCTGGTTGGCGGCGGCGCATCACTGTTTCTGGTCTGGATCACCTCGACACTGTTGGGCGTCAGCTTTGCTGCGATGCTGCCCGAACCCCGCGCCATTGGAATGGATTTTGCCTTTACCGCCGCATTTATCGCCATCCTGTGCAGCCTATGGCGCGGCAAAGGCGATGCGCTACCTTGGTTAGCCGCTGTCGCCAGCGCCGGCGCTCTAACGCTGTTTGCTCCAATTGAACCCTCTTGGGCCCTAATCTGTGGTGGAATAGTCGGGGCCGCCACCGCCGGGGTGTTCTGCAATGGCTGA
- a CDS encoding helix-turn-helix domain-containing protein codes for MTPNDLIASAISRERERAGISLSALAVKAGLAKSTISQLEAGNGNPSIETLWAIAAALDVPFSFLFENTIPHSQLIRAGEGERLSSDHSAFSAVLLAKCAPTNRRDLYRVNLTKGSARMAEPHPAGTVEHVIVCDGSVRVGPVGHSEDLATGDYYRYPSNVPHSYEATSDTATLLLVMESSR; via the coding sequence ATGACCCCAAATGATCTGATTGCCAGCGCAATATCCCGAGAGCGAGAGCGCGCCGGGATCAGCCTGTCGGCACTGGCGGTTAAGGCCGGTTTAGCCAAGTCGACCATCTCCCAGCTGGAGGCGGGCAATGGCAATCCGAGTATCGAAACCCTGTGGGCGATTGCTGCGGCGCTCGATGTGCCATTTAGCTTCTTGTTTGAAAACACCATTCCGCACAGCCAGTTGATCCGGGCGGGGGAAGGGGAGCGGCTGTCGTCTGATCATTCTGCATTTTCAGCGGTTTTACTGGCGAAATGCGCCCCGACAAATCGCCGGGACCTGTACCGGGTCAACCTGACAAAGGGCTCTGCTCGTATGGCTGAACCGCACCCGGCAGGCACGGTGGAACATGTGATTGTTTGTGATGGATCTGTGCGAGTTGGACCGGTTGGCCATTCCGAGGACTTGGCGACAGGTGATTATTATCGCTACCCGTCGAATGTACCGCATTCTTATGAGGCGACCTCGGACACAGCCACTTTGCTACTGGTGATGGAGAGTTCACGCTAG
- a CDS encoding Hsp20 family protein encodes MRNFDLAPLYRATVGFDQIADMMDRVLTKDLNQPSYPPYNIEKTADDAYRISIAVAGFTDADLTVDVKESALVVAARKVEDDSEKSYLHRGIATRAFERKFQLADHVRVTGASHADGMLHIDLVREIPEALKPRRIEIQSGGVTEKDVVDAKAVN; translated from the coding sequence ATGCGTAATTTTGATCTTGCACCCTTGTACCGTGCCACTGTTGGTTTCGACCAGATCGCTGATATGATGGACCGCGTTTTGACCAAAGATCTGAATCAGCCCAGCTACCCCCCCTATAACATCGAAAAAACCGCCGATGATGCTTATCGCATTTCAATCGCTGTGGCCGGTTTCACCGATGCTGACTTGACTGTTGATGTCAAAGAAAGCGCATTGGTTGTCGCTGCCCGTAAGGTCGAAGACGATAGCGAGAAATCTTATCTGCATCGCGGTATTGCCACCCGCGCGTTCGAGCGCAAGTTCCAGCTTGCTGATCACGTCCGCGTCACCGGTGCCAGCCACGCCGACGGCATGCTGCACATCGATCTCGTGCGCGAAATCCCTGAAGCTCTGAAGCCACGCCGGATCGAGATCCAAAGCGGCGGCGTCACCGAAAAAGATGTCGTCGACGCCAAAGCGGTCAACTAA
- a CDS encoding hydrogen peroxide-inducible genes activator, which produces MKITLRHLTYFDALCQHGHFGLAADAMHVSQPALSVAIKELEDIIGTDLIDRSQRPFLPTSHGREVLLTAKRVLAELDALERATGLQRGIEGPFDLGVIPTVAPYLLPIALELLQERLPKLEIRIREAQTEVLLTELEANQLDACVLATHSPDPNHREHILFRDHFVLALRSEQANALGLVDGKIELTDMAPLKLLLLSEGHCLREQAQDLCRFATQEVLNQIGSSSLQTLAGLATSGYGATLLPEIALDQSLLSGPLAILRLAEPEPDRVISLVSKRHNTAALDLSALSGVLADSGALCISKTRKSLAIRRRRTADLI; this is translated from the coding sequence ATGAAAATCACACTCCGCCATCTGACTTATTTTGACGCACTGTGTCAGCATGGCCATTTTGGCCTTGCTGCGGATGCCATGCATGTTTCGCAGCCCGCGCTGTCCGTCGCAATTAAAGAGCTTGAGGACATTATTGGCACAGATCTGATAGATCGAAGCCAACGCCCCTTCCTACCGACATCACATGGGCGAGAGGTCCTATTAACTGCTAAGCGCGTTTTGGCAGAACTTGACGCCCTTGAACGGGCCACAGGATTGCAGCGCGGCATTGAGGGACCGTTTGATCTTGGCGTCATTCCGACAGTTGCCCCATATTTGCTACCAATAGCGTTGGAACTGCTACAAGAACGGCTTCCAAAACTGGAAATACGCATTCGCGAGGCACAGACAGAAGTCTTACTGACCGAACTGGAAGCCAACCAACTGGACGCATGTGTTCTGGCAACGCACTCTCCTGACCCAAACCATAGGGAACACATCCTGTTTCGGGACCATTTTGTGTTGGCCTTGAGAAGTGAGCAGGCGAACGCGCTTGGCTTGGTAGATGGTAAGATCGAGCTGACAGATATGGCTCCGCTGAAGTTGTTGCTGTTATCCGAAGGGCATTGCCTGAGAGAACAGGCGCAGGACCTTTGTCGGTTCGCCACGCAGGAAGTATTGAATCAGATTGGATCAAGCTCACTGCAGACATTGGCGGGGCTGGCAACCAGCGGCTATGGGGCGACCTTACTGCCCGAGATCGCCCTTGATCAATCACTTCTATCAGGACCATTAGCCATCTTACGGCTTGCAGAGCCCGAACCCGACCGGGTCATTTCTCTGGTCAGCAAGCGCCATAATACGGCTGCGCTGGATTTGTCGGCCTTGTCCGGTGTGTTGGCAGACTCCGGGGCGCTTTGCATTTCCAAAACTCGCAAATCGCTAGCTATTCGTAGACGTCGAACAGCCGACCTGATCTGA